In the genome of Lathyrus oleraceus cultivar Zhongwan6 chromosome 4, CAAS_Psat_ZW6_1.0, whole genome shotgun sequence, the window TCACCTCAGAAGAAGTTGTGACTATTCAGAAAGTTGTGACTATTCAGAAAGTTGCTATTGAAGATAATCTAACTGACATGATCATTAAAGTTTTACCAAGCAACAAGTTATATCAAGTGTTTGGACTTGATTCAGCTTAAGTGATCCTATGTCCACTGTGTGATAAACAACAATCACTATTGATCTTTTATTGTCATAGTTACTGAACCAAGGTAAAGATTTGTAGGGATTGGTCCAATAAACTATGATGACATGTTCATTTTTTTTAACCACTTAAATGTTTACTATTTATAATAAGATTAGTAAATATCATTTACTTTGTATATAAATTCTTTAATGTCGATCTCATATTATATTAGTTTTGTAATTTGTGGTATTAATACCTGTCATCAATTAAAAAAGAAAGTGACTATTGCATTCAAATTTTTCTTTTTCTATCTTCTATTCTTTAAGTCTGTATtgttaaaattttattttttttgatCTTAAAGTGTTTGATCAATTGTGTTTTTATCAAAGATTCATTACACAATAACATGtaaaaaaaacaacaacattgTGGTATCTTTTTAATTGCCCAAATCATATCATCCGTTCTATAAAGATACATTAAACAATCATACACATTAATTCTCTAGATTATCTTCTAAGAGTATGTTTTTAAAATGGAAAGTTAGATATTAATGTTGGTGTTTTTAAATAACCAAACTATCAAATCAACGCAAAATAGAGATCAATAATAAGTGTTGTTGACTTGGTAGTCTAGAAATCGTTAACATCATACTCATTACATTTCTAAAGTTTCAAGTCAACACAAAatagaaaaaaattattttagattttaattttaattgtaaTGATTGTTACCCCCACACCAAAAACAAAAATTGTTAAGAGATGTTGGGAAAAAAAATTATAAACACATCCTCAAATActtaatttattaaataatattcGTTGTATTCCTCACATCATACATACCCATGActaatttattaaataatattcATTTGTATCCCTAATATCCCTCACTTCTTACATACCCATAACCGATAAATGTGTAGCAAAAACATTATTTTGACACAAAAATTACACCTACCATTATCGTAAACATTGTCCACCAATACAATAAACAGtgaaatattataataataaatttttctttttaatatttttaaatttgttttttaaaattaaaagtaTTTAACTAACTTCATAACTTCATTATCTAATATTTTACATATTATTAATCAAATTTATTTTACTACTATCCAGTGAGCCACTGGTATTTCCAGCTAAGCTCATGTCATTGAACTGCTCAACTAGAAACTTTTCCGAAAGATAAGCTGCTAAGCCATGATAACCCCTCGTGTGAGCAAGATCAGCGGCAGTATATCCACCAGGGTTTTGGTGAGTTGGATCTGTGACCAAATTTGGCTTCGCCCCAACTGACAATAAAGTTGCAACCATTTTCTCACTGAAGACACAACTTTTGTATCAAATACAGTAAGGATAGAACATGAAAATAAAGTAACCGCCCATGTATATCCCAAAATTGCACACAAATGGATGACACTTTGGCCTTGTGCGTCATATTCAGTAGTAGTCTTACATCCTAAAACATTTTTTTCCGAAAGCCATTCCTTTAATCTGTTTTTCAATGCATATCCAAACAGGGCATCTTTTGCTTGGGAAAATGGAATGTTATCTAAAGTTGACTCATTCGTACTCATTCGTACCGATTCTTAATATTCACTCATGCTAATCTCACATTTTCAATACTCGTTTGTATTGACTTCCgacactcgtctgtgttaatcatttttCCAACGCTTGTTCGTGTCAATCTATTTCCCAACAATTCAACCTACAAGTTGTTTGTCAGACCATATCCCCAATAAACTAATCCCATAAATACACTTACCTTCATTTCAATATATCACAATTCTCAACGGACAAATTTTTGAATATTcttgtatttaatcctcttctatCTTGAATATTCAAAAAGCTGTCACAATTCGTGCATTCAAGTTCAAGAAGAATAAATAGGGGCAATTGCATTACTCCAAAATTTGCCCCATATTTTTACTTTTTATCCGACTTATTGTTGCATTCCTATGCATACACAGTTCTCTTATTAATCATTCATCTAGATACAACCATGCATACATTCATGAAAAATACATTTATATCATTCATTGTGTCAACAAGTATTATGGATTCAAGCTCATGTTACTTGTAGTTGACTGGAGATTAGGGTTTTCCCAAGAACTAACCCTAGGTGTCTTGGGTGGTGTATTCAAGTGGAGAAGCTTACATTGTGAACCAAGATTCATGAAACTCTAATTATTGATTTTTGACGCTTGTGGATCATGCGGTTTGCATCTTGATCTTGGGATGGATTGTTGGAACCCTAATTCTCGGAATATGGTCTTTGGTCACCAGGGTTTGCATCAAGATATTGATCTTTGGAAGCAATTATCAAATTTTGTTTTGGGCAATTAAGGTCAACTCTAAGGTAGATTTTCTGTTGACTGGTCTTTATGAATGTCCCACGTGGCTTTGTTTGTCCGGTTTTCTTATTTAGATTCAAGGCATTGCAGTTTAAAGTTCAAAATTCATGAAGATTCATTCAAATGCAAGATTCAGACATTCATTTGAATTCAATTTGTGGAAGGAAAACGGTTTGCTTGGACATAAGTTACAATTCATTTCAAAAGAGTCATTCTCATTACATAAATACCAAACCATGTTACAACATCCAAATCTAGAAAATACATACAAAAAAACCAATTTTTTTACCTATATATGACTTTGGTCATAAAAGTATTTTTCAAACCAAATTTATCATAAAAGTATGAGGCTAAAacgtacacacacacacacaaaatatttttcaaaccAAAATAGAATACTTTGAAAAACATTTGGATGTTGTGTAAGATGAATTAGGGAGCAGTCAAAACAGTTACATGCAATTGTTTGACTTAGTTAACTGATTAGAGCAATTATCTAATCGATTAGAAATGTTCAAACATAAGACCCAAGTTATCTTGAAGGCGCCTTAATTCTGTACAACGACTATAAATATTAAACTTCCTTTTTAGGAACTTACAAATGATTATTTATATCTTCTAATCGATAAAGAATATGTGATAATCGATTAGATTGTTACAAAATGCGTTAAATGAAATTTCCTTCTTAAACCAACCTCaggcctataaatagaggttccATTTCTTGTTTCAAAGCATCCAGAATCATGTGTTGACACTTTCATCTCTCactatctctctctctctctctctaaacaTTTCTTTAACTTTCTCTTACTATGTTTTTAGCCTAAGTGCTTTTGTGACTGAGATTATTTTTGTAATTCTAGAATGAGTAGAATTGTAAAATTCACGAAAGGAACCTTTTGCATATACCTTGGTTGAATACTATCCAATTAGGGATTTGTATGAGTTAAATCTAAATTTGTAAAAAGCTTTTGTGTGGGATTGGGTATTTCATTCCTAGTTTAGATTGGAGATCAACCTGTATAAAATCTCTTAGGTTCTTGGTCAGCCCAATTTTAAAACCAAGATAGGTTGAAGCTTAGCCCAATACTTAAAAGTTCCGCAGGTTCGAGATCAGCCCAATGTTAAAATCTCACATGTTTTTGGTTATCCCGGTTAAAGCCAAGGTATTGAGCTCAAAGGTTATGGAACTTAAAAACTAACCGCTCTAAAGTTTGTGTTTATGGAGAGAAGACTAACCACTTTAATCCACCATTTGAGAAGGAAGATTGACCCCTTCAATCCCAAGCTAATTATGAAGAAAAGACGCAAACGCACACATCCATCATCTTGTATATTATGATTAAAGATCAATCACCATTTCTATGTATAAGAGGATTCATGAGTCTTTCTTGCTAAAAACTCCCAAAGTATTATTGCAAACTCTCAAGGCCATTTCTTGGGGAGAGGAGTAGGTCATTTTGTTTTTGAACGAACCTCTATAATTCTCGGTGTTCCTCTTTTCCCTTAACTCATTTTATTTATGCAATTTATCTTCTGCATTTTATTTTCCGCTGCTAAgtttttaaaaatgttttcaaactctgattttatttttgaaatatttttcaAAACCAAGTTTTTCCAATCCACACAATTCCCCCCACTCCCTCTCTTGTGTGTGAAGTCTCAAGTCCAACAAATGTTAATTGGAAACCATTAGTCATGTAAGATTCAAGGTATTTAATAAAAAGGGTTCAAATTTTATGATATGATTGAAAGGATTATCCAAGAGGTGAGATTTGTTCACGACCTTAAGATAAATATAATTTCTCTTGGTGAACTAGATATAAAAGGTTATCTATTTAGAGGTGAAATGTCATATTGGAGGTTATGAAGGACTAAAGGATTGTTATGGGGGGTGTAAGGAAGCATGAGTTGTACTCATCGGAAGGAGAGATAGTAGTTAGGCCAGTAACTTCATCTTCTATAAGAGACATGTCAAGAACTAAGTTGTGACATATAAAGTTAAAGTGTGTGAGTGAAATAGGTCGGGTGGAGCTATGTAAACAAGGAAATGGGTCGAGTGAAATGAGTGAAATACTATAAGTCATGGTATTTGGAAGATGGCCATAGGAAATTAGGAATTACACTTTAAGTAGAGATGTGGTGTTCGATCAGTTTGAAATGATTTATAAAACAACATCAAATATTAACAAAGGACAATTGAATCCAACTCCAAAAATAATCAATGTTTGAGGTGGTTTCTATTGATATAGCTTATAGTAAACAAGATGACAACAAGCCACCTGAGGAAGATTGTCTAGAGGAAACTCAACCTAATGTTGAAGATGAGACAAATGATtacatgcttgtttgagatagGACTGGGATACATATCAAACCACAAAAAAAAATGGTTTTGCTAATCTGATAACTTTTTCCCTTATAACTTCTAGTGAAGTTTTGGACGAGGAAATGAAATTACTCCATGACAACCATACACGGGAGTTAGTCAAGAAACATGTTGGTTCTAAGTTAGTAAGTTATACATGGGTCTTAGAGTTAAAAGAGAGGATTCTAGTAGTTAAGCAAGACAGGTTTAAGGCAAGGCTAATTGCTAGGGGCTTCACACAGGAAAAAGACATTGTTTACAATGATGTTTTCTCATTGGTCAAAAATTACGGGTCAATCTAGGTACTCCTAGTTGTGGTTGAAAAGTTTGATTTGGAGTTGGAAAAAATGGATGTGAAGACAATTTTTTTGCATGGAGAGCTTCAAGAGATAACTAAAGGATATGAAGTAAAAGGCAAAAAAGATCATGTCTATAAGCTAAACAAATCCTTGTATGGACTAAAGCAATCTTTCATATAGTTGAATAAAATATTTGGTGATTTCATATTAAGAATTAAGTTCAACAAAAGTAAGTATGACATTGTGTTTACTTTGAATTCATCACACCTAATACTTTTGTTCTCTTATtgttatatgttgatgatattttACTAACAAGCAATGATGAGAGTGAATTAACAAAGGTAAAAGTTAAACTTAAAAGGGAGTTTGAAATGAAAGATTTAGGTGTTGCCAATAAAATTTTGGGAATTGAGATGAAAAGGGGTAGTAACAAGAAGTACTTATTCCTATCTCAAGAGACACACTTAAATAAAGTGTTGTACATTTTGAAATGTGTGAAGCTAAGCCCTCAACCCTACCTATATCCCAACAGTTTAATCTGAGCAACGATCAAGTACCTAGTTCAAAAGAAGACAAGGAATTTATGGATGAAATTCTTTATGTAAATGCAATATGCTTTTTTATATATGTCATGATATGTACTTGACTTGATATAACATACTCAATGAGTTTGATGAGCATATTTATGTCAAATTAAGATAAGTTAGATTGACAAGCCTTGAAATGGATTTTGAGATACACCAAAGGTTCACATGGGAAGGATCTTGTTTATGGTGGAGTGGATAAGAAATGCGACAACTCATCTGCCATAGAGGTATTTTTGGACTTTGATTGTGCTGATTGCCTTGACATCAAGAAGTCACTCATAAGGTATATCTTTGCTACATTTGACACGTCTATCAGTTGTAAAGCAATTCTGCAAATATCCACTACATAGAAAGCTTTGTAGAAATTAGTCCAAGAAACTATGATGACATGTTGATTTGTTTTTTTAACCACTTAACTTGTTACTATTATGCTTAGTAAGATTAATAAATATCATTTactttgtgcatattctttaatGTCGATCTTACGTTGTATTAGTTTTGTAATTTTGTAAACAACACTATATATAGTGTTTCAAGATTGTAATGTAGTATTAATATTCATCATCAATAAAAAAAGAAAGTGACTATTGCATTCAAATTTCTCTTCTTTTATATTATGTTCTTTAAGTCTTTATTGTTAAAATTTTATTTGTCATTATCTTAAAGTATTTGATGAAATGTGTTCTCATCAAAGATTCATCATTACACATTATATAATATTTTACTCTTTAAAAATTGATCAAGGATTTATTACACATTATATAATATTTTACCCTGTAAAAATTGTAAATAAAATATTTATGGAGTAAAATCAATTGTATGTGTTGGAAATTAAAGAATAACACACAAAAAAACATCATTGTGCATTTTTAATTACCCAAATCATCACCCATTCTATAAAGATAGATTAAATAATCGTATACATTACTCCTCTAGACTATATTTTAAAAATAGAGTATgctttaaaaataaaaaatttcatcTTAAATCTTAATATTGACCGTACTTTTAAATACCCATATTATCACTCAATATATAGAAACACATTTAACAATTCTATTAACTATTTTTTTAGACTACAAGTCAACGCAAAATGAAGAGTTTCATCTTCGATATTAATAGAAACATATGTTTCTAAACACTATATTTACAAACTACCAAATCAACACAAAATAGagaattttattttaaattttaatattgaATACGATGATTGGTTAGATTAAATGCGATGATTGGTTAGATAGAGCTTGCGTAGTTCGGACAAAGAACCTCTTACATCCATACAAAGAACAAAAATGGTTAAATATgtttggaaaaaataaaaataaacaaaaaatactataaacacatCCTCAAATATTTAATATATTACTACTTATTTTTAATCCTCAAGTGTATTTCTTAAATAATATTCGTTTGGATCCCTCACAACTTACATACCCATAACTGATAATGTGTAGTGTGTACTATACTAAAAGTAAAAATGTTCTTACACACGGGTTAATATTTAAGATATGTTGGCGAGAAATAGGTTTATATCAAATACAAATATGAAAAAATTTCTCAGTCACTGATTTTTGGTTGCTTCAGCTCTGATTTTTTTGAGGTGCAACTGTGTGCGAGGGAATGGAGAAGCCCATTAACATCGCCATACCAAGCTTTTTGGTGTTATCTATTCTGTTTATTCGACTTTGGGACGACATAGAGAGGTCAATCACTCATGAAAACATCATACATAATCCATTCTAGGATGTTAAAGAAGGGAATTTACAAACTCCATTTGATATACAAAAACAGCTTCAACCTCCCTTCACATTTCTAAGAACTTTAACTAAACTATGTCTTCACTAAACTATCTCTTCAATCCCATGTCAACTTCAGTACTAATCACCTTTTCATATTCCCGTTCCATCTGCACAAAGGAATATTCTACACGTAAAAACACACCTGTCGCAAAAGCAAATCTTCCTATTCCTATAACGGATCAAACAAAAAAATTAGATGTTACCTTTGCCTGATTaagttccaacttcatcctccTGTAATCTTCTTGCACTTTCTTAGAACGGAACATAGCCTGCACTAGTATTACACTTCTCTCAACGCGATCTTCAGCTTGTTTCCTACCAGTTTTAAAGAATTCCTCTTCTGCATCACTTTGCTGATTCTGATCTCCTTCTGTTTCTGCAGTATTAAGCTGGAGCCCACGGAAGCCTTTTCTCTTTAAACGCCAACGTAGCACTGCTTTCTCAACCACACCAACTGACCAAAGAATTTTATGATAATGTTTCCGTTGTTGAAAGCACCGGAAAGCAGCCTGCATTGTATCAATTAATTTGTTAAATCTCATCTGTATGAACCGACTGACGAAAGAATCTATGATGAGCTAAACTATGCCCATACTTGGTGAATAAAGTCGCGTCAATGCTTATGCCAAAAGAAATCAATCTCGAGTCACTTGATCAGTTTAAGAATGACAAATAAATAACATGTCTTACTAAGAAAAATTGTTAATGGTGAGGGCAGAAAGTGTAGCTCTAGCTCTTACTTGAATCTTGATATCTTGACTGCGCATGTTAAGGAAATCTTTACAAATCTTCCGTGTACGGGATCTATATTGTATGCGAGCAGCAGAAGCCATGACTTTCTTTGTCTCAAAATTACGGAAGGCACGCTGAATCTTCATTGCTGCAACTATTTTGCGCTCTTCAGCTTCTGGGCTGGAAAACTCAACCGCCTTCATTTGTAACTTTAAGGAATGTTTCCTATATGCTTGTTGTATGCGCGCAGCTGCCTCTGCGGCTGTCCGGTAAGCTGCCAATGCATCTTTCAGGTAGAGCTCCTCCTCAGTAAGGTTCTTGGAATTTACTGGATGATACGTGCTAGTTTCCAGTGAGCCACTGGTATTTCCAGCTAAGCTCATGTCATTGAACTGCTCAACTAGAAACTTTTCCGAAAGATAAGCTGCTAAGCCATGATAACCCCTCGTGTGAGCAAGATCAGCGGCAGTATATCCACCAGGGTTTTGGTGAGTTGGATCTGTGACCAAATATGGTTTCGCCCCAACTGACAATAAAGCTGCAACCATTTTCTCCCTGAAGACACAACTTTTATATCAAATACAGTAAGATAGaacaaaatatttcattcaaagTTACAGCAGCATACTTTACCTAAATACATACACAATTAGGTAAACACATAGGAATGGTTTTTATAACAGATATTTAACAGGTTTAAACAACTGGGGTGTTTGTGCATTATACCTTCCATGATATGCGGCCCAATGAAGAGCAGTCCATCCAAATTTGTCCCGGAAATCTAGCGACAAGCCTGACCATGAAAATAAAGTAACCGCCCATGTATATCCCAAAATTGCACACAAATGGATGACACTTTGGCCTTGTGCGTCATATTCAGTAGTCTTACATCCTAAAACAATTTTTTCCGAAAGCCATTCCTTTAATCTGTTTTTCAATGCAATTCCAAACATGGCATCTTTTGCTTGCGAAAATGGAATTTTGTTATCTAAAGTTGACTCCATTAAGTATTGCCAAGTATCGGAAATAAATGACATCTTTAAGGAGAATTCCCTTGCCTCCTTTAATCTACTAGATGATACTTTACTAGAGAAGACATCAAGGCTTTGCTGTTTAGCAAAGAGCAAATAAGCAAGCCTCATCTGATGTTGAAACTCGTCCCAGTTGTTATTTTCTTCCACAGAAGCAACTGGATTGTGCAAAACAGGAGTGCGATACTCAAAATTAACAACTTGGCTGATAGGATTTTGACCATCTAAGCTCATGTAGAGATTCACGAATCCCGGAGAATGCGGTGGTACCCAACATTGATATACCCCATCCTGAACAATACGTGCATGAACGACATAATCACCACAGACACATGTTAGATTGGACTTTGAGAGGTGTAGATAGTCTATTTGAAAGAGTCCAGTCACTAGGATCTGCAAGAAGTGAAGGAACCTAGAAAGCTTAGAAACAACTGTAAAATATTAGTTAGTAAGCATATGTATTTACCGACTTT includes:
- the LOC127073220 gene encoding calmodulin-binding transcription activator 5, with translation MVNNTLVNDRFPVSSIGVDSLNTLINNRFQSQDSFGKWANQIMSNSLSSVDGSALVSSVSSGHRSYSSLVVENPQLSLPEQLFNLTDVSPAWVSSTETSKILVTGLFQIDYLHLSKSNLTCVCGDYVVHARIVQDGVYQCWVPPHSPGFVNLYMSLDGQNPISQVVNFEYRTPVLHNPVASVEENNNWDEFQHQMRLAYLLFAKQQSLDVFSSKVSSSRLKEAREFSLKMSFISDTWQYLMESTLDNKIPFSQAKDAMFGIALKNRLKEWLSEKIVLGCKTTEYDAQGQSVIHLCAILGYTWAVTLFSWSGLSLDFRDKFGWTALHWAAYHGREKMVAALLSVGAKPYLVTDPTHQNPGGYTAADLAHTRGYHGLAAYLSEKFLVEQFNDMSLAGNTSGSLETSTYHPVNSKNLTEEELYLKDALAAYRTAAEAAARIQQAYRKHSLKLQMKAVEFSSPEAEERKIVAAMKIQRAFRNFETKKVMASAARIQYRSRTRKICKDFLNMRSQDIKIQAAFRCFQQRKHYHKILWSVGVVEKAVLRWRLKRKGFRGLQLNTAETEGDQNQQSDAEEEFFKTGRKQAEDRVERSVILVQAMFRSKKVQEDYRRMKLELNQAKMEREYEKVISTEVDMGLKR